Proteins found in one Triticum urartu cultivar G1812 chromosome 4, Tu2.1, whole genome shotgun sequence genomic segment:
- the LOC125552112 gene encoding uncharacterized protein LOC125552112: MVNVNWELQGCCQHNQVVFIAAVGVSTVVILALWRTFLLTPFKLITVFLHETSHALACKLTCGDVEGMQVHANEGGVTQTRGGIYWIILPAGYLGSSFWGMVFILSSTHLLATRIAAGCFILALIIVLFVAKNWFLRWLCIGFIIFIAVVWVIQEFTTFHVLKYVILFIGVMNSLFSVYDIYDDTISRRVNSSDAEKFAEICPCPCNGVGWGVIWGFISFIFLCASIYLGLVILS; the protein is encoded by the exons ATGGTGAACGTCAACTGGGAGCTGCAGGGCTGCTGCCAGCACAACCAGGTCGTCTTCATCGCCGCCGTCGGCGTCTCCACCGTCGTCATCCTCGCC CTGTGGAGGACGTTCCTGCTCACGCCTTTCAAGCTCATCACCGTCTTCCTCCACGAGACCAGCCACGCCCTCGCCTGCAAGCTCACCTGCGGAGAT GTTGAGGGCATGCAGGTCCATGCTAATGAGGGTGGTGTTACACAAACTCGCGGTGGCATTTACTGGATAATCTTGCCTGCTGGAT ATCTGGGTTCATCATTTTGGGGAATGGTGTTCATACTTTCATCTACACATCTCCTAGCTACAAGAATTGCGGCTGGTTGCTTCATACTTGCATTAATTATTGTTCTCTTTGTTGCCAAAAAT TGGTTTCTGCGCTGGCTCTGCATTG GTTTCATCATATTCATTGCTGTTGTCTGGGTTATACAAGAATTTACAACTTTCCATGTTCTGAAGTATGTTATTCTATTCATAG GTGTTATGAATAGCTTATTTTCAGTTTACG ATATCTATGATGACACCATATCCCGAAGAGTGAATTCAAGTGATGCTGAGAAATTTGCTGAAATCTGCCCTTGCCCTTGCAATGGCGTTGGATGGGGTGTTATATG GGGATTCATCTCATTTATTTTTCTCTGTGCGTCGATATATCTTGGACTGGTTATATTGTCCTGA